Sequence from the Penaeus monodon isolate SGIC_2016 chromosome 43, NSTDA_Pmon_1, whole genome shotgun sequence genome:
tatattatatatatatactatatacagtatTCATTTACAATAGATGAGAGATTGACAGTTATACATAGacatggataaataaacagataaaaatatttttatgttcaactggcagactggtaccattccccctgactgtgAGAGTTGTGGTCATACcttatgaaaagggaaagggatcggTGAGCTGCTGCAgtcaccgaggcattacactgctcagcataccaggtaagGTTCTCGCTCAAATCCTTCTGAGACATATCAGAGACCAGCTGAGGCACCACAGACAGAGTAATCTGGATTCACTATGGTAAGTCCACAacagaccgtatcctagcgcttcgagtcacTCCagagcgccgtcgtgagttcagGCATGGGCTGCTTGTAatttacatcgacctcaagaaggtacaccgtgaatcactctgggagaACCTGAGACTGAGACAATCCcaatgatatacatgtatgtatgtatgcatgagtgtctCACCATTATATTTCCCTGTGTTCGTCCTCTCATATACACTCATCCCCATTTCTCCCCGGAGACGTCAAGTCCTGAAAATGACACCGAGGATAATACCGTTTTGCAGTGTGTTGCAACTAAGGTCACGCCGACCTTGTCAGGAACCAGCTGTGCGGCTTACgccctctttcgttttctcgAGTCAGTATATAAGGCAGAGAAACCTGCGCACAGTTGCAATAACGAGTCTCCCTCCACTGCAGCCATGTAAGTAGACGCGGGAACGGGTTCGAACAGAGGCGCCGTCGCTCTTGGTCAGGGAAAGGAGTGGAAGTGAAGTGAGACGTTaataggagaggtagagagacataagaaaaagagagaggtaaaggagaggagTAAAGAGAGTAATACGTCATTAAGAAAGGTAAGGAGAGGGATGGGCTATagagttaaagagagaaataTGTCAGGTTTCGGAAACTTGCAAGCTGGGTGATGGGTAGCAGACAAATCGGGGTCAGGGAACTAAGATGTCCGGTGGAAGGGGAGTTTCTGccttgcaatataatatatatattatatcacaaaatGAATTCACTTTTATAAATATTAGAGGGATATCTGCTGAAAATCTACCTAAAGTGTGTATAGAATGGCTAAAAGAAGTGTTTTTCTGTTATGAAGTACActcatatatagaatagatacaaTTGCATTAGTTTGTCCAACTCAAACTGATTCATGCACTATTGTTTTTCGATTAGCTTTATAAGATGAAATGATTCGTTTCTGATCTTATGTTTAATTACCATAAGTTATGATAAGTGCCTCACAGTCAAGCACAAGGATTTAGTACATAcgccctcctttcttttcccatccCTCGGAAGAAATGTGTCATTGAACTCGTTACCACCACCACGTCTATTTCCCTTACATCATAAACCTCTACTTTCGCAGGAAAGCTTTGTCCTTGTGTCTCCTCGTGGTGGTCGTTGGGTCGTGCGCGGGCCAGAGTATCCAGCAGCTGCTCGACAGCATCGGCATCAACAACCCCACAGCCGTAGAGGAAATCAGAAGCATCTTATCTAAAAATAACCAACACAATGTAGTATCCTGCCTGATCAATGGCGTGGCTGTCGACGCTTCACGACCGTGCGATGCAAGGACAGACGCCTTCAGGAGTGAGTAACGTTTGTTTACACCACATGGCTTCTCTGCATGTGGCACTGTGCCTACAAGCGTGTGAGGTCGCCCCATTCCTTGTTCAGATCTGTTCAGTGAGGCCCTCTGCTTTTGTGgtcatttttattgtctttattatactGGTCTATTATACTGTCATCCTTATTGCCATTAAGAAGACCGCAGCCATTAACACACACatcctcccttcgtctttcttcataagcgaaacaaagaaaaggcaactaaagaattattattatcattatcattattcggcAATACTTTCAAAATAATCAGCTTGACTCCAAATTTTCCAGGCCTGTTGACGCAACTTGACAGAAGCAATTACAACTGCAACTGCCCGGAGCAAACCCAGGTCGATGCCTTCGCCAATCTCATCAGACGTGTCCTTAGTAAAGCAAACTGCAATACCGTGAAGATCGCGTTGGAATTGCAAAACTTACGTTGTTAAAGGTGAACAGTCCAGTTGGTGTGGAAATAAgatgaagagattttttttcgtcttcttctttttgtagAATGATGCGATAGCGTAAGAATTAAGAGAGGATTCCCTGCGTGATGTGGACCTAATATAAATCACTCAGTGTTTTGTTTATCATGAATTAAAGGAATACACATCACGAGGTACGAAATTTGAATGAAAATGCATAACTTTCTCTAGAACaacaaattataatgaatattcattaaTAAAGGTTTGTAATATATAAGCACAACTCTtaataccataatataatatgGAATCAAGTCATTAACTTtctgatgaataatgaaaaaaaaaatgttttactggattattataacaaatttgtTGTAGTGGATCATAATATCTTTATGAAGTTATAATGAAAtgcttttgattttattattattattaataatgagaaaaaatactgagtaagcgagagacagagatagacagatatgtggatgtgtgtgaatttttttctttctctctctctctctctctctctctctctctctctctctctatatatatatatatatatatatatatatatatatatatatatatagtgtgtgtgtgtgtgtgtgtgtgtgtgtgtgtgtgtgtgtgtgtgtgtgtgtgtgtgtggatggatggatggatggatatatatatatatatatatatatatatatatatatacttataatatacttatatgtatagtgtttgcattacacacacacacacgcgcgcgcgcgcgcgcgcgcgcacgcacacacacacacacacacacacacacacacaacacacacacacacacacacacacacacacacaccacacacacacacacacacataatatatatatatatatatatatatatattataatatatattatatatatatgatatagatatatagaaatatcaaaatttataagAGTTTATTGGAAAAGGTGGTGATTCTTAATAAAGGTTGTTACCAGTGAAAGTGACCATTTGCAACAATCTCCAAGATATTTACTGATATTAAAGGCTTATGACTTtccttttatttgctttattgaaGTCAGTCATTTGGTCCTTTAGTCCTTCTTGCAGATAATTactcatctatattttttctttgttctttcttgtgTAAGGTTTATAAATCGTCTCTTTTCTACGGTTATTAGGTATAATTCATATGAGTCCTTGCTATGACTCCTACTGTAAAACAGGGGTTTCGTAACGACCCTTTTTCGAACCCCAACAACGAGAGCGTAGATTTCCTAACCGTTACGACCATATTTCCTAATGTTAGGGATCGTGGGGCTTTATTTCCTAAAAGAACAACTCGAACAACCAATCAGAGTTAGCTCGGAAAGAAATTCGACCAATCACAGAGCGTTAACCGCTGATCTGAGGCAGCACTAATGAGGTTTACCAATGACAGTTTCTTTATGAAAATCTCACCTAAAATGTGATTAAACAGCATTTAATACATAAAAGATTAATATACCAAGAAAACAACTACATATTTTACAAAAGGAGTCATATGACGATTTTTAACGAATTACGTtacacgagaaaaaaagagattagtaATCATCTGTAAGTTGGAACAAAGGACCACATGACTGCGTTATGTTCAATTCAGTAAAGCAAATAAAggaaaatcataatcatattcatttatctatccatctgtctatctatatgcgtaaatataaataaatacatatatatatatatatatatatatatatataatatattat
This genomic interval carries:
- the LOC119568106 gene encoding uncharacterized protein LOC119568106, encoding MKALSLCLLVVVVGSCAGQSIQQLLDSIGINNPTAVEEIRSILSKNNQHNVVSCLINGVAVDASRPCDARTDAFRSLLTQLDRSNYNCNCPEQTQVDAFANLIRRVLSKANCNTVKIALELQNLRC